The following coding sequences are from one Solea solea chromosome 11, fSolSol10.1, whole genome shotgun sequence window:
- the amigo1 gene encoding amphoterin-induced protein 1: MLQPSTRTGDCLLETLPHQSKHPKWVLFLTVCVAVLCLPGAAATTLNCHKTCICASNIVSCSKMNLTTVPTLIPNYTGVLDLSYNEIAKLLSEWTPIVLPKLHNLLLSHNGLFFLSSEAFIKVKNLRYLDLSSNSLRQLDEFIFEPLANLEVLLLYNNLISQIDRSAFVGVINLQKLYLSQNQISRFPLELVKEKSRPERLSLLDVSSNKIKLWPIEELKALPAWLKNGLYFHNNPLPCHCDLYTLLAHWYLRKLNSAVDFKDDYTCILPGLQKKKVAVFDLSGETMNCSTFKEAGEEAFLEQILKLSCDTKHRDMSKTWTLPGNVPVIPGSNQTAKVLLDGSLQISSVRSEDSGTYTCFAMSEAINETIYVVLKVHNLTMHGSGETLNTAYTTLVGCLASVVLVLMYLYLTPCRCFCCPSKGKTRGEDSIHSSMLSVTPTHEDPALKAELNKHVAFIDSKDLQGQNGKLNPNGNENDDDDLDAEAGSLMKGKRKKSVAESISSVFSDTPMVV, translated from the coding sequence ATGTTGCAGCCTTCCACCAGAACAGGTGACTGCCTGTTGGAAACATTACCTCACCAGAGTAAGCATCCGAAATGGGTCCTCTTCCTCACCGTGTGCGTAGCTGTCCTCTGTCTTCCAGGGGCAGCAGCAACTACCTTAAACTGCCATAAGACATGCATCTGCGCCTCAAACATAGTGAGCTGCTCAAAGATGAACCTGACCACTGTCCCCACTCTCATACCGAACTACACTGGCGTGCTGGATCTCAGCTATAATGAGATAGCAAAGCTGCTGTCTGAGTGGACCCCAATTGTTCTCCCAAAGCTCCATAATCTACTCCTCAGTCACAATGgtctcttcttcttgtcttcaGAGGCATTCATAAAGGTGAAGAACCTACGCTACTTGGACCTGTCCTCCAACAGCTTGCGGCAGTTGGATGAGTTCATCTTTGAGCCTTTGGCCAACCTGGAGGTTCTCCTGCTCTACAACAACCTAATTTCACAGATTGACCGCTCAGCCTTTGTTGGCGTGATCAACCTCCAGAAGCTCTACCTTAGTCAGAACCAAATCTCTCGATTTCCCCTGGAGCTGGTCAAGGAAAAGTCCCGCCCGGAGAGACTTAGCCTCCTGGATGTGTCCTCCAACAAGATCAAGTTGTGGCCCATTGAGGAGCTTAAGGCACTGCCTGCTTGGTTAAAAAATGGCCTCTACTTCCACAATAACCCTCTGCCCTGTCACTGTGATCTCTACACGCTCTTAGCCCACTGGTACCTTCGAAAACTCAACTCTGCGGTGGACTTCAAAGATGACTACACATGTATTCTGCCtggtctgcaaaaaaaaaaagtagctgtTTTTGATCTCAGTGGTGAAACGATGAACTGCAGCACATTCAAGGAGGCAGGTGAAGAGGCTTTTCTGGAGCAAATACTTAAACTGAGCTGTGACaccaaacacagagacatgtcaAAGACCTGGACCCTGCCTGGCAATGTGCCAGTGATACCTGGAAGCAACCAGACTGCCAAAGTCCTGCTGGACGGAAGTTTGCAGATAAGTTCAGTGAGGTCTGAGGACTCTGGGACTTACACTTGCTTTGCGATGAGCGAGGCCATAAATGAGACGATCTATGTGGTTCTGAAGGTTCACAACCTCACCATGCATGGGAGCGGAGAGACCTTGAACACGGCATACACCACCTTAGTTGGCTGCCTGGCCAGCGTAGTGCTGGTGTTAATGTACCTTTACCTGACACCATGCCGCTGTTTCTGCTGCCCCAGCAAAGGTAAGACTCGTGGAGAGGACAGCATCCACTCCTCTATGCTCAGTGTGACACCAACCCATGAGGACCCAGCACTCAAAGCTGAGCTGAACAAGCATGTGGCATTCATAGATTCAAAGGACTTGCAGGGCCAAAACGGAAAGCTGAACCCCAACGGGAACGAGAATGATGACGATGATCTGGATGCAGAGGCTGGCTCTCTAATGaaggggaagaggaagaagtcAGTAGCAGAGTCCATTAGCTCAGTCTTTTCAGACACTCCCATGGTGGTCTGA
- the gpr61 gene encoding G-protein coupled receptor 61, which yields MENSVTPSSSWNTSLSGLHTFPALLYPNNSNVTLPIRSIQGRINLNQSLALCAMLIMDVLAVVGNLAVIIVITKTPQLRKFAFVFHLCVVDLLAALVLMPLGMVSDRLLVDEALCRSYLCLSVCLVSAAILTICAINVERYYYIVHPMRHEVKMTVAVVVAVVVGIWIKAIVMSLIPLVGWLLQGNQSLGSLLIPGQRHCSLHWTGGRTTRLLFMVFFTFIYFLCPMMIILVVYCNMFKVARVAAMQHGPLPTWMDMPRQRSESNSSYSTMEASLGGSCARATPQRTFSGGKAAAVLVAVGGQFLCCWLPYFSFHLYSAVVSTSPTSLAQMEDVVTWIGYFCFTSNPFFYGCLNRQIREELTRHLACFFKRAGPIEGEQLPSREASIEENFLQFLQGTACNLEPCNSNSRDSPEEPETEAIYDSAVQQNMPADFHIPGQILEATSEFLQQQHLNNDLHGSENENCCKTVPEV from the coding sequence ATGGAGAATTCTGTCACACCAAGCTCCTCCTGGAACACTTCTCTCTCGGGGCTCCACACATTTCCAGCCTTACTGTATCCAAACAACTCTAACGTGACCTTGCCCATCAGAAGCATCCAGGGTAGGATAAATCTGAACCAGTCCTTGGCACTATGTGCTATGCTCATTATGGATGTGCTGGCAGTGGTAGGGAACTTGGCCGTGATAATTGTCATCACCAAAACTCCACAGCTACGTAAATTTGCTTTCGTTTTCCACCTCTGTGTGGTGGACCTGCTGGCAGCGCTGGTGTTGATGCCTCTGGGGATGGTATCAGATCGACTCCTGGTGGATGAGGCGCTGTGCCGGAGCTACCTCTGCTTGAGTGTGTGTCTAGTAAGTGCTGCCATCCTCACCATCTGTGCCATAAACGTGGAGCGCTACTACTACATTGTCCATCCGATGCGTCATGAGGTGAAGATGACAGTGGCGGTGGTGGTAGCAGTAGTGGTGGGAATCTGGATTAAAGCCATAGTCATGTCCTTGATACCTCTTGTGGGATGGCTGCTCCAAGGGAACCAGAGTCTGGGGTCTCTCCTCATTCCCGGGCAGAGACACTGCTCCCTCCACTGGACGGGAGGCAGGACCACACGCTTGCTTTTCATggtcttttttacatttatttattttctatgccCCATGATGATCATTCTAGTGGTCTACTGTAACATGTTCAAGGTGGCACGAGTAGCAGCCATGCAGCACGGCCCCCTTCCCACCTGGATGGACATGCCGCGACAACGGTCTGAGTCCAACAGCAGCTACTCCACCATGGAAGCCAGCCTCGGAGGAAGTTGTGCCCGTGCCACGCCTCAGAGGACCTTTAGTGGTGGGAAAGCTGCAGCTGTTTTGGTGGCAGTGGGAGGCCAGTTCCTCTGCTGTTGGCTGCCATATTTCTCCTTCCATCTCTATTCAGCTGTGGTTTCAACATCTCCGACCTCATTAGCCCAAATGGAGGATGTGGTCACATGGATTGGCTACTTCTGCTTCACCTCCAACCCCTTCTTCTATGGCTGCCTGAACCGGCAGATTCGCGAAGAGCTGACCCGCCACCTAGCCTGTTTCTTCAAGCGGGCTGGGCCGATTGAAGGGGAGCAGCTGCCCAGCCGCGAGGCCTCTATTGAGGAGAACTTTTTGCAGTTCCTTCAGGGCACCGCATGCAATCTGGAGCCCTGCAACTCTAACAGCAGAGACAGCCCAGAGGAGCCAGAGACTGAGGCCATTTATGACTCAGCTGTTCAGCAGAACATGCCAGCTGACTTCCATATCCCGGGACAGATCCTTGAGGCAACCTCAGAATTCCTTCAACAGCAACATCTGAACAATGATCTACATGGGTCAGAGAATGAGAACTGCTGCAAAACTGTACCAGAGGTGTAG